One window of the Nicotiana tabacum cultivar K326 chromosome 4, ASM71507v2, whole genome shotgun sequence genome contains the following:
- the LOC142180158 gene encoding NAC domain-containing protein 1-like — translation MDQHLKLEEGFRFRPTDSEGLMFLLRFVAGQEMHDSGFITTNVDVYGKQEPWEIYDNGVPCGDDDESTNYRYFITKLKKKSNARYHRSVGNKGTWKQDNKGKPVHYINTSSVVNIGSKTNLSYKNKVFYPEDQKDGHWLMKEYELSKVILHKFDQDCRDYVLCAIKKLKYVNSSSEVSTITTLN, via the coding sequence ATGGATCAGCACTTAAAGCTCGAGGAGGGTTTCCGTTTCCGTCCCACCGATTCAGAAGGACTTATGTTCTTGTTGAGATTCGTCGCTGGACAAGAGATGCATGATTCTGGATTTATCACCACTAACGTTGATGTCTATGGCAAACAAGAACCTTGGGAGATTTACGACAACGGAGTACCCTgtggtgatgatgatgaaagcACCAATTATCGCTATTTCATCACAAAGCTGAAGAAGAAAAGCAACGCGAGGTATCATCGTTCTGTCGGAAACAAGGGCACTTGGAAACAGGACAACAAGGGCAAACCAGTTCACTACATAAATACATCTTCAGTGGTTAATATTGGATCCAAGACAAATTTGTCTTACAAGAATAAAGTATTTTACCCTGAAGATCAGAAAGATGGACATTGGCTCATGAAGGAGTACGAGCTTTCTAAGGTTATTCTTCACAAGTTCGACCAAGACTGTAGAGATTATGTTCTCTGCGCCATCAAGAAGTTGAAGTACGTTAACAGTTCATCCGAAGTTTCCACAATCACGACGTTGAACTGA